From the genome of Bacteroides sp. MSB163, one region includes:
- a CDS encoding ABC transporter substrate-binding protein, with protein MKRTTAITVSLLSILCVACGPKNKQNSIDLQATTASVSATDSIYPVYAQGFEVKYLPNHVRLVDLRDPQNESSNTFHYALVPRGTKPEGIPSDYTVIETPVRSVICMTSLQLSNFIKLEACDKVVGITSTRHLFNKEMNERLKSGKTAKIGIEGNFDNEVIMSVNPDVIFISPFKRGGYDTMREIGIPLVPHLGYKEMTPLGQAEWIKFIGLFIGQEEEANEKFAAIEKHYNDLKQLAADVKKRPVVFSGEIRGGNWYAVGGKSFLAELFRDAGADYFLKDDPRSGGVTLDFETVYSQAESADYWRIVNSYDGTFSYDALKSLDPRYADFRAFRDKGVIYCNMREQPFYESMPMEPEIVLEDLIHAFHPDLLPDYQPKYYARLQ; from the coding sequence ATGAAACGAACTACTGCGATAACTGTCTCCCTTTTAAGTATTTTATGTGTGGCTTGTGGCCCGAAAAACAAACAAAACTCTATTGATTTACAGGCTACCACAGCCTCCGTATCAGCCACAGACTCTATTTATCCGGTTTATGCCCAAGGGTTTGAAGTGAAATATCTCCCCAATCATGTCCGATTGGTAGATTTGCGCGATCCTCAAAATGAAAGCAGTAATACTTTCCATTATGCATTGGTGCCCCGGGGGACGAAACCCGAAGGGATTCCTTCTGATTATACGGTGATCGAAACACCGGTACGCAGTGTCATTTGCATGACTTCTTTACAATTATCCAATTTCATCAAACTGGAAGCCTGCGATAAGGTGGTGGGTATAACCAGTACACGCCACTTGTTCAACAAAGAAATGAATGAGCGCCTGAAGTCGGGTAAGACTGCCAAAATAGGAATTGAAGGTAATTTTGATAATGAAGTGATCATGAGTGTGAATCCGGATGTCATTTTTATCTCCCCTTTCAAGCGTGGCGGATATGATACGATGCGTGAAATCGGAATACCTTTGGTTCCGCACCTGGGATATAAGGAAATGACTCCGCTGGGACAGGCGGAATGGATTAAATTCATCGGCTTGTTTATTGGACAGGAAGAGGAGGCAAATGAAAAATTTGCTGCAATAGAAAAGCATTATAACGATCTGAAACAACTGGCTGCTGATGTAAAGAAGCGTCCGGTAGTATTCAGCGGTGAGATACGTGGAGGAAACTGGTATGCAGTAGGCGGTAAGAGCTTCCTGGCCGAACTGTTCCGTGATGCGGGAGCCGATTATTTCTTGAAAGACGATCCCCGTTCCGGTGGCGTTACACTAGATTTTGAAACAGTATACAGCCAGGCGGAGAGTGCCGATTACTGGCGTATTGTGAATAGTTACGACGGCACATTCTCTTATGACGCTTTGAAATCCCTTGATCCCCGTTATGCCGACTTCCGTGCATTCCGTGACAAAGGCGTTATTTATTGCAATATGCGCGAGCAACCTTTCTACGAAAGTATGCCGATGGAACCGGAAATAGTGCTGGAAGATCTGATCCATGCGTTCCACCCCGATTTATTACCTGATTACCAACCGAAATACTACGCACGTTTGCAATGA
- a CDS encoding DUF417 family protein, with product METKLKSMFVAALTLAASTQKLGINLIRVAILVIFVWIGGLKFWNYEAEGIVPFVANSPFMSFFYTHDTPDYKEYKLKEGEFDAAKHEWHKENNTYGFSHGLGILIMSIGILTFLGIFWPKVGLVGAGLAIIMTLGTLSFLVTTPEVWVPNLGSGEFGFPLLTGAGRLVIKDTAILAGAIVILADSAKSVLEQLKK from the coding sequence ATGGAAACAAAATTAAAATCTATGTTCGTAGCAGCCCTGACACTGGCTGCATCTACTCAAAAGTTAGGTATCAATCTTATCCGTGTGGCGATTCTGGTTATTTTCGTTTGGATCGGCGGGTTGAAGTTCTGGAATTATGAAGCGGAAGGCATCGTACCTTTTGTGGCAAACAGCCCTTTTATGAGCTTCTTCTATACACATGATACTCCCGACTATAAAGAGTATAAGCTGAAAGAAGGAGAATTTGATGCCGCGAAGCATGAGTGGCACAAGGAGAATAATACGTATGGTTTTTCTCACGGATTGGGTATCCTTATTATGAGCATCGGTATCCTTACATTCCTCGGCATCTTTTGGCCGAAAGTAGGCTTGGTAGGGGCGGGGCTTGCAATTATCATGACTCTCGGAACGCTTTCTTTCCTTGTCACCACACCCGAAGTGTGGGTGCCTAATCTGGGCAGTGGAGAGTTCGGTTTCCCTTTATTGACCGGTGCAGGAAGATTAGTTATAAAAGATACAGCCATTTTGGCCGGCGCAATTGTTATATTAGCAGACAGTGCGAAGAGCGTACTGGAACAATTAAAAAAATAG
- the kdsR gene encoding 3-ketodihydrosphingosine reductase, producing MKHSQIILVTGASSGFGRVIATQLAAQGHIVYGSSRKALSDNPGFKMLQLDITDPVSVSSAISTILEEQGSIDVLVNNAGMGISGAIELTTEEEIQRQMNTNFTGAVRMCAAVLPFMREAGHGRIINIGSIAGVLAVPFQAFYSASKFAIEGYSEALYQEVKPLGIQVCVVEPGDFQTGFTAQRQVSQTTLSHPQYEESFAKAMRNVEQSENNGCRPEKLGKAICKLVNSRRPAFRTKVGPWEQVFFARIKPMLPFSLVDWLIRKFY from the coding sequence ATGAAACACTCTCAAATAATCCTCGTCACTGGTGCTTCTTCCGGTTTTGGAAGAGTCATTGCTACGCAGTTGGCTGCACAAGGACATATCGTTTATGGCTCCAGTCGGAAAGCATTATCCGATAATCCCGGCTTCAAAATGTTGCAATTGGATATTACTGATCCTGTATCGGTATCCAGCGCCATATCTACAATTCTAGAAGAGCAAGGCAGCATCGATGTACTTGTCAACAATGCCGGGATGGGCATCAGCGGAGCTATCGAACTCACTACCGAGGAAGAGATACAGCGCCAGATGAATACGAATTTCACGGGTGCCGTCCGTATGTGTGCAGCAGTACTGCCTTTCATGCGCGAAGCCGGACACGGACGAATCATTAATATCGGTTCCATCGCAGGCGTCCTTGCCGTTCCCTTTCAGGCTTTCTACAGTGCATCAAAGTTTGCGATTGAAGGGTATAGTGAAGCGCTTTATCAAGAAGTTAAGCCACTGGGTATACAAGTTTGCGTAGTCGAACCGGGAGATTTCCAGACTGGTTTCACAGCGCAACGGCAAGTGAGCCAAACCACTCTCTCCCATCCGCAATACGAAGAGAGTTTTGCAAAAGCCATGCGAAATGTAGAGCAGTCTGAAAACAATGGTTGCCGACCGGAAAAGTTAGGCAAAGCAATCTGCAAACTGGTAAATAGCCGCCGCCCTGCTTTCCGCACAAAGGTCGGTCCATGGGAGCAAGTATTCTTTGCCCGCATCAAACCTATGCTGCCGTTTAGTCTGGTAGATTGGTTGATCAGGAAATTCTATTAG
- a CDS encoding porin family protein, producing MKQTILSIFFAIIALGVNAQSPISFQVKAGVGTSNFYGENVESDTRIAYKIGVGMNYELNRTWVFQPSLNFVSIGAREEVEYVGKVNMNELYIQLPIMMAARLNLGKNYSASLSAGPYIAYGVGGKTSGEMEEYDYSSEYNPNRSYRFRIDTFGNRIDDKMGNKRFDAGLMFRLNIEYYKFIFGAELQLGMIKVNDQLDNLLQSSGIEKFSPKNLASFFTVGYRF from the coding sequence ATGAAACAGACTATTCTCTCTATTTTCTTTGCAATCATAGCATTGGGAGTAAATGCCCAATCCCCTATCTCCTTCCAAGTAAAAGCCGGAGTCGGTACCTCCAACTTCTATGGAGAAAATGTAGAAAGTGATACACGCATCGCCTACAAAATAGGTGTCGGCATGAACTATGAGCTCAACCGCACATGGGTGTTTCAACCATCACTGAACTTCGTATCAATAGGTGCCCGTGAAGAAGTGGAATACGTAGGCAAAGTGAATATGAACGAGTTGTATATCCAGCTCCCCATCATGATGGCCGCCCGCCTCAACCTTGGAAAGAATTACAGTGCTTCCTTGAGTGCCGGCCCGTATATTGCCTATGGCGTAGGCGGAAAGACATCCGGCGAGATGGAGGAATATGATTACAGTAGTGAATACAATCCTAACAGAAGCTACAGATTCCGTATAGATACTTTCGGTAACCGGATAGATGACAAAATGGGAAACAAACGCTTTGATGCCGGCCTTATGTTCAGGCTCAACATCGAATATTACAAATTCATATTCGGAGCAGAGCTTCAATTGGGAATGATCAAAGTAAACGACCAGCTGGATAATCTATTGCAATCATCCGGCATTGAGAAATTCTCTCCCAAGAATCTCGCTTCGTTCTTCACCGTAGGATACCGGTTCTGA
- a CDS encoding iron ABC transporter permease, producing MKRPTLLLMLVILASIFLFFLLNLLLGSVHIPFRSVWNILWGNTDESIIWQNIIWKSRVPQALTALVAGAGLSVSGLQMQTVFRNPLAGPSVLGISSGASLGVACVVLLSGAMGGVALSKLGYMGEVALSIAAIIGALSVMALIVYVSQKVKGNVTLLIIGVMIGYVASAIIGVLKYFSVEEDIRAYVIWGLGSFARVSGDQMILFVCIMAVLLPLSFLLIKTMNLLLLGDGYARNLGLNIKRARLLVISCSGVLVAIVTAYCGPIMFIGLAVPHLCRAIFHTSDHRILMPATLLVGASLALVCNLIARMPGFEGALPVNSVTALVGAPVVASVLFRKRKGELEE from the coding sequence ATGAAAAGGCCGACACTGCTCCTGATGTTGGTGATACTGGCATCTATATTCCTGTTTTTCTTACTGAACCTGCTGTTAGGCTCTGTCCATATTCCTTTTCGTTCCGTCTGGAACATCTTATGGGGGAATACAGATGAGTCCATTATCTGGCAGAATATCATTTGGAAATCCCGTGTGCCGCAGGCATTGACGGCATTGGTGGCGGGAGCGGGGCTATCGGTGAGTGGTTTGCAGATGCAGACGGTTTTCCGGAATCCGCTGGCAGGACCGTCAGTGTTGGGTATCAGTTCGGGTGCCAGCCTGGGAGTAGCCTGTGTGGTATTGTTATCGGGAGCGATGGGCGGTGTGGCATTGAGTAAGCTCGGATATATGGGAGAAGTGGCGTTGTCCATTGCAGCGATTATCGGAGCACTGTCCGTGATGGCGCTTATCGTATACGTTTCACAGAAAGTAAAGGGAAATGTGACGCTGCTGATTATCGGTGTGATGATCGGTTATGTGGCAAGTGCTATTATCGGCGTATTGAAATATTTCAGTGTGGAGGAAGATATTCGTGCATACGTCATTTGGGGACTGGGTAGTTTTGCCCGTGTGTCGGGGGATCAGATGATACTGTTTGTCTGTATCATGGCGGTCTTGTTGCCACTCTCGTTTTTGCTGATAAAGACAATGAATCTGTTGCTGCTGGGCGATGGGTATGCACGGAACCTGGGGCTGAACATCAAGCGGGCACGCCTGTTGGTGATCTCCTGTTCAGGTGTGCTGGTAGCGATTGTGACGGCATATTGCGGTCCGATTATGTTTATCGGTCTGGCTGTTCCCCATCTTTGCCGGGCTATATTCCATACATCCGACCATCGGATACTGATGCCTGCCACATTGTTGGTAGGGGCTTCGTTAGCGTTGGTGTGTAACCTCATAGCCCGCATGCCGGGATTTGAAGGAGCTTTGCCGGTGAACTCGGTGACAGCTTTGGTAGGTGCTCCGGTGGTGGCATCCGTGCTCTTCAGGAAGCGTAAAGGGGAACTGGAAGAATAA
- a CDS encoding ABC transporter ATP-binding protein, whose protein sequence is MKQETIHIEKLSIGYPGKGDVKVVASDICAGINSGELTCLLGANGVGKSTLLRTLSAFQLKLSGEIRIQGKEIGSYTDKQLSKVISVVLTEKCDIRNMTSVELIGLGRSPYTGFWGTLSKEDKEVVDHAINLVGISHLAHRMVHTLSDGERQKVMIAKALAQETPVIFLDEPTAFLDFPSKVEMMQLLHQLSRQTDKTIFLSTHDLELALQIADKVWLMDKMNGVTIGTPEDLSLDGTLSSFFARKGIVFDLETGLFRVNNEYTSQVRLVGHGQKYAMVRKALQRNGILANRNVESDVYIETGDLKGDGTFVLHPVNGEAVTVRTIDELLAEIVKIL, encoded by the coding sequence TTGAAACAGGAAACTATACATATTGAGAAACTATCCATTGGCTATCCCGGTAAAGGAGATGTGAAAGTCGTGGCAAGCGATATTTGTGCCGGAATCAATAGCGGGGAGTTGACTTGTCTGCTGGGTGCCAACGGGGTGGGGAAGTCTACATTGTTGCGTACACTTTCTGCATTTCAACTGAAGTTATCCGGTGAAATACGTATACAGGGAAAAGAGATTGGCTCTTATACGGACAAACAGCTTTCAAAAGTGATCAGTGTAGTCCTGACTGAAAAGTGCGACATCCGCAATATGACTTCTGTGGAACTTATCGGTCTGGGACGCAGTCCATATACCGGTTTCTGGGGAACACTCTCCAAAGAAGATAAAGAGGTAGTGGATCATGCTATCAACCTGGTCGGAATATCTCACCTGGCACATCGCATGGTGCATACACTGAGTGATGGTGAACGACAAAAAGTAATGATTGCCAAGGCACTGGCACAGGAAACTCCGGTGATTTTCCTGGATGAGCCCACTGCCTTTCTTGATTTCCCGAGTAAAGTGGAAATGATGCAATTGCTCCATCAGCTGAGCCGGCAGACGGATAAGACTATTTTCCTGTCTACACATGACCTGGAACTTGCCTTGCAGATTGCGGATAAAGTCTGGTTGATGGATAAGATGAACGGAGTGACTATCGGAACTCCCGAAGATCTTTCACTGGATGGAACTCTCAGTAGTTTTTTTGCCCGTAAAGGAATTGTGTTTGATCTGGAGACTGGCTTGTTTCGCGTAAATAATGAATACACTTCCCAAGTCCGACTCGTAGGGCATGGACAAAAATACGCTATGGTGCGGAAAGCTTTGCAAAGAAATGGTATTCTGGCAAACCGAAACGTGGAGTCGGACGTTTATATTGAAACGGGAGATTTGAAAGGGGACGGTACTTTTGTACTGCATCCGGTAAACGGTGAAGCGGTGACTGTGCGAACCATTGATGAACTGCTTGCAGAGATTGTGAAAATTCTATGA
- a CDS encoding MATE family efflux transporter, whose translation MRHSTKDNYLYLTTTPVPRLIVSLAVPTIISMLVTSFYNMADTYFVGKINTQSTAAVGIVFSVMSIIQAVGFFFGHGSGNYISRKLGAQETGNAEKMAATGFFWALFMGIFLAVVGLISLTPLSLALGSTPTILPYTEKYLGIILLGAPFMTASLVLNNQIRFQGNAAYAMVGIVSGAVINVILDPILIFVFDMGISGAALATVISQICSFSLLLYMGRKGGNIRVRFRNFTPSLAFIKEIIGGGTPSLARQGLASVATILLNVAAGAYGDAAIAGMSIVTRIAMFINAFLIGFGQGFQPVCGFNYGAGLYARVRQGFWFCVKVGFIFLLVCALAGMGFAEEIVSLFRKGDPNVIAVGVAALRWQFITFPLGSWIVMSNMMLQTIRKPVKATIISSARQGLFFIPLIFILPHYLGLQGVEMCQAVADLLTFILAMPLTCSVLNEMKRKQAEQL comes from the coding sequence ATGAGACATTCGACAAAAGATAATTATCTCTATCTGACTACCACCCCGGTGCCCCGTCTGATAGTATCATTGGCTGTACCTACGATTATCAGTATGTTGGTTACGTCATTCTATAATATGGCGGATACGTACTTTGTGGGGAAGATCAATACCCAGTCGACGGCGGCTGTAGGTATCGTGTTCTCGGTCATGTCCATAATTCAGGCGGTGGGCTTTTTCTTCGGACACGGTTCGGGAAACTATATTTCGCGGAAACTCGGTGCGCAGGAGACTGGGAATGCAGAGAAGATGGCGGCTACCGGTTTCTTCTGGGCGTTGTTTATGGGTATATTTCTGGCAGTAGTGGGACTTATCTCCCTTACCCCGTTGTCGCTGGCATTGGGTTCTACACCTACTATCCTGCCTTATACGGAGAAATATCTGGGCATCATATTGCTGGGTGCCCCTTTCATGACGGCCTCGTTAGTACTGAACAATCAGATTCGTTTCCAGGGAAATGCAGCGTATGCGATGGTAGGAATCGTATCGGGTGCGGTGATTAATGTGATACTTGATCCTATTCTGATATTTGTTTTTGATATGGGGATATCGGGTGCTGCGTTGGCTACGGTTATCAGTCAGATATGTAGTTTCTCACTGTTGTTGTATATGGGTAGAAAGGGTGGCAATATCCGTGTCCGTTTCAGGAACTTCACACCTTCACTGGCTTTCATAAAGGAAATTATTGGTGGTGGTACCCCTTCGCTTGCCCGTCAGGGGCTGGCGAGTGTAGCTACTATTTTGCTGAATGTGGCTGCCGGGGCTTATGGAGATGCAGCTATTGCAGGCATGTCTATTGTTACCCGTATCGCAATGTTCATTAATGCTTTCCTGATAGGTTTTGGACAAGGTTTCCAGCCGGTATGCGGTTTTAATTACGGTGCGGGATTGTATGCGCGTGTTCGTCAGGGATTCTGGTTTTGTGTAAAGGTGGGATTCATTTTCTTACTGGTGTGTGCGCTGGCAGGCATGGGATTTGCGGAAGAGATTGTTTCTTTGTTCCGTAAGGGAGACCCGAATGTAATTGCAGTAGGTGTTGCCGCCTTGCGTTGGCAGTTCATTACTTTTCCGTTGGGTTCATGGATTGTGATGAGTAATATGATGTTGCAGACGATTCGTAAGCCGGTAAAGGCTACCATTATTTCTTCTGCCCGCCAAGGATTGTTCTTTATTCCGCTGATTTTTATCCTGCCTCATTATCTGGGTTTACAGGGTGTGGAAATGTGCCAGGCCGTTGCTGATCTTCTGACTTTCATTCTTGCCATGCCGTTGACATGCAGTGTACTGAATGAAATGAAACGAAAGCAGGCGGAGCAGTTGTAA
- a CDS encoding FAD-dependent oxidoreductase, which yields MKKYDAIIIGFGKGGKTLAAEFAKRRKTVAIVERSDRMYGGTCINIGCIPTKTLVHLAKETPVKATWEEKKDYYRQAIGRKEEVTSFLRSKNYHNLADNPNVTVYTGIGSFAGPDVVEVRTETEVIELQSPQIFINTGAETIIPPIDGIKENPCVYTSTSIMELEELPERLVIVGGGYIGLEFASMYASFGSKVTVLEGYPELIGREDRDIAASVQTVLEKKGIVFHLNAKVQSVDGATVIYEDAVTHEIHHLEGDAILLATGRRPNTSGLNLEVAGVKVNERGAIIVDEWLRTTNPAIRAIGDVKGGLQFTYISLDDYRIIREDLFGAGERRTDDREPVSYSVFMDPPLARVGLSEMEARKKGLNIKVNTFPVAAIPRARTLGETDGLFKVVVDADTNKILGCSLFGPETSEIINIVSIVMKTGQEYTFLRDYIFTHPSMSEALNDLMSF from the coding sequence ATGAAAAAGTATGATGCTATCATTATCGGCTTCGGAAAGGGAGGAAAGACCTTGGCTGCCGAATTTGCAAAACGCCGGAAAACGGTTGCCATAGTAGAACGTTCAGATCGTATGTACGGAGGCACTTGTATCAACATCGGGTGTATTCCTACAAAGACGTTGGTACATCTGGCTAAGGAAACTCCGGTAAAGGCTACATGGGAAGAGAAGAAGGATTATTATCGTCAGGCCATTGGGCGTAAAGAAGAGGTGACTTCCTTCCTGCGGAGTAAGAACTATCATAATCTGGCTGATAATCCTAATGTGACGGTGTATACAGGTATTGGATCATTTGCCGGTCCTGATGTGGTAGAAGTGCGGACGGAGACGGAAGTAATAGAATTACAGTCTCCTCAGATCTTTATAAATACCGGTGCGGAAACCATCATACCACCTATTGATGGAATAAAAGAGAATCCTTGCGTATACACCAGCACTTCCATCATGGAACTGGAAGAACTTCCCGAACGGCTGGTAATCGTGGGTGGAGGTTATATCGGCCTGGAATTTGCTTCCATGTATGCCTCTTTCGGTTCGAAGGTAACAGTACTCGAAGGGTATCCCGAACTGATTGGTCGCGAAGACAGGGATATTGCCGCTAGCGTACAGACCGTATTGGAAAAGAAAGGTATTGTTTTCCATCTCAACGCGAAAGTACAATCCGTGGATGGTGCAACAGTGATTTATGAGGATGCTGTAACTCATGAAATCCATCACCTGGAAGGAGATGCTATCTTATTGGCAACAGGGCGTCGTCCGAATACTTCGGGGTTGAACCTGGAAGTTGCCGGTGTGAAAGTGAATGAACGGGGAGCCATAATTGTAGATGAGTGGCTGCGTACTACTAATCCGGCCATCCGTGCCATTGGCGACGTAAAAGGCGGGTTACAATTCACCTATATCTCATTGGACGATTACCGCATTATCCGTGAGGATTTGTTTGGTGCAGGAGAACGGCGTACAGACGACCGTGAGCCTGTGAGTTATTCGGTATTTATGGATCCTCCTTTGGCACGTGTGGGGCTGAGTGAGATGGAGGCCCGTAAGAAAGGACTGAACATAAAGGTGAATACATTTCCCGTAGCAGCCATTCCGCGGGCACGTACTTTAGGTGAGACTGACGGATTGTTTAAGGTAGTAGTGGATGCCGATACAAATAAGATTCTGGGCTGTTCCCTGTTCGGACCGGAAACAAGTGAGATCATTAATATCGTATCTATTGTAATGAAAACGGGACAGGAATATACTTTCTTGCGTGATTATATATTTACACATCCCAGCATGAGCGAAGCATTGAATGATCTGATGAGTTTTTAA
- a CDS encoding AraC family transcriptional regulator, with protein MDYQLNTRLNGNLAMTSCFHENKVLQQDATLYKFIWVRSGILIVEIDHIPVRMEQDEIACLTPLHHIEVKAVEGEYLTFLFNSNFYCIFGHDDEVSCNGFLFHGSSQVMKLKLSPEQSANLNDIIRIFRQESAVCDNLQEEMLRIILKRFIITCTRIAREKCGVTPEQEKAFDIVRRFYILVDQNFREKKQVQDYANLLFRSPKTLSNLFSSCGVPSPLRIIHERVEAEAKRLLLYTPKSAKEISELLGFEDLSTFSRFFKKMTGESVSDFRKSNTTGNIAN; from the coding sequence ATAGATTATCAATTAAATACCCGCCTGAACGGGAACCTGGCAATGACATCTTGCTTCCACGAAAACAAGGTGCTGCAACAAGACGCCACTCTGTATAAGTTCATTTGGGTGCGCAGCGGCATCCTCATTGTCGAGATAGACCACATTCCCGTGCGGATGGAACAAGACGAAATCGCATGCCTTACGCCCCTGCATCATATTGAAGTGAAAGCCGTGGAAGGAGAGTACCTCACTTTCCTGTTCAACAGCAACTTCTACTGCATATTCGGTCATGATGACGAAGTATCCTGTAACGGTTTTCTTTTTCATGGTTCTTCCCAAGTGATGAAACTGAAACTTTCGCCGGAACAATCCGCCAATCTGAATGATATCATTCGTATCTTCCGGCAGGAGTCCGCTGTTTGCGATAATCTGCAAGAAGAAATGCTGCGCATCATTCTCAAACGTTTCATCATCACCTGTACTCGCATTGCACGTGAAAAGTGTGGCGTTACGCCGGAACAGGAAAAAGCTTTTGATATCGTCCGCCGCTTCTATATATTGGTTGACCAGAATTTCCGTGAAAAGAAACAAGTACAGGATTATGCCAACCTTTTATTCCGTTCTCCCAAGACTCTTTCCAATCTGTTTTCTTCCTGCGGAGTCCCTTCTCCTTTGCGCATCATTCACGAACGAGTAGAAGCGGAAGCCAAACGTTTACTGCTCTACACTCCCAAAAGCGCCAAGGAAATCAGTGAACTCCTTGGCTTCGAAGATTTGTCCACTTTCAGCCGCTTTTTCAAGAAAATGACAGGCGAAAGTGTGTCGGATTTCCGTAAATCGAACACAACGGGAAATATTGCCAACTGA
- the cbiD gene encoding cobalt-precorrin-5B (C(1))-methyltransferase CbiD gives MILILGGTTEGRIAARTLEEAGKPFYYSTKGDEQEVTMHHGIRLQGAMDELDLERCCREHNIQLLVDAAHPFAIQLHQTVEKVAHTLNLLVIRFERIYPPRDEEHIIWCEDFEDAIRQIRKEDIFTLLALTGVQSIAKLKPLWQESACCYFRILNRESSRRLAELEGFPEKYLHYHHAGEDERILLQRLHPEAILIKESGLSGGFNEKVEAALQEGIRIFAIRRPPMPGSFMIVNGEHGLRRMIEKHLPDFYPLRSGLTTGTCAAAAAVAATWDIFNIQRQPRPEEFPVILPNGETIYVPVEEQELYPHTSCVNDDWMLEADATVIKDAGDDPDVTNGMQIKANVAVPFRFDDPTPAELRADDYTVIVCGGEGVGIVTLSGLGLEVGGPAINVTPRKMIENNVKACLQRLGISKQPNPFAVTISVPGGEEIARRTFNPRLGIEGGISIIGTSGIVKPFSSEAFVDSIRKSMEVGRATGSPRIVLNSGAKSEKYVRGYYPELPAQAFIHYGNFIGDTIKIAADLEIKAVTLGIMIGKAVKLAEGNLDTHSKQVTMNKDFLLDLAFNAGCGDEVPAIIKKITLARELWTLLPADDLQAFCTHLLELCHQHCDPLLPDGELTILLISEEGRII, from the coding sequence ATGATATTAATATTAGGTGGAACCACCGAAGGACGCATCGCCGCCCGTACCCTTGAAGAAGCCGGAAAACCATTCTACTACTCTACCAAAGGAGACGAGCAGGAAGTAACTATGCACCACGGTATCCGCCTGCAAGGTGCCATGGACGAACTGGACTTGGAGCGCTGTTGCCGGGAACATAACATTCAATTACTGGTAGACGCCGCCCACCCCTTTGCCATACAACTGCACCAGACCGTAGAGAAAGTAGCCCATACCCTGAATCTGCTTGTCATCCGATTCGAACGTATTTATCCGCCACGTGACGAAGAACACATCATCTGGTGCGAAGATTTTGAAGATGCCATCCGGCAAATCAGGAAAGAAGATATCTTCACCCTCCTCGCTCTGACAGGCGTACAAAGCATTGCCAAGCTAAAGCCTCTCTGGCAGGAAAGTGCCTGCTGCTACTTCCGTATCCTTAACCGTGAGAGCTCCCGCCGCCTGGCCGAACTCGAAGGCTTTCCCGAGAAATATCTGCATTACCACCATGCAGGCGAAGACGAACGCATCCTGTTACAGCGACTTCACCCCGAAGCCATATTGATAAAGGAAAGCGGACTTTCCGGAGGATTCAATGAAAAAGTGGAAGCGGCCCTTCAGGAAGGTATCCGCATTTTTGCAATCCGCCGTCCGCCAATGCCCGGAAGTTTTATGATAGTGAACGGTGAGCATGGCCTACGCCGGATGATTGAAAAGCATCTGCCTGATTTTTATCCTTTGCGTAGTGGTCTGACTACGGGTACTTGTGCAGCCGCGGCCGCTGTAGCTGCAACCTGGGATATTTTCAACATTCAACGCCAGCCCCGACCCGAAGAATTTCCTGTTATTCTCCCTAACGGAGAAACCATTTATGTTCCCGTCGAAGAGCAAGAACTCTACCCGCATACCAGCTGTGTGAACGATGACTGGATGCTGGAAGCAGATGCCACTGTCATCAAAGATGCAGGTGATGACCCCGATGTAACCAATGGCATGCAAATCAAGGCCAATGTTGCCGTACCTTTCCGCTTTGACGATCCAACACCCGCAGAACTTAGAGCTGATGATTATACCGTTATTGTCTGTGGAGGCGAAGGCGTAGGCATTGTCACCCTATCGGGTTTAGGGCTGGAAGTGGGAGGACCTGCCATCAACGTTACTCCCCGCAAAATGATTGAAAACAATGTAAAGGCATGCCTTCAACGACTTGGCATTTCCAAACAACCCAATCCTTTTGCCGTCACTATTTCCGTACCGGGTGGCGAAGAGATAGCCCGGCGGACTTTTAATCCCCGTTTGGGTATAGAGGGCGGTATTTCTATCATCGGAACTTCGGGCATTGTGAAGCCTTTCTCTTCCGAAGCATTTGTAGATTCCATCCGCAAATCCATGGAAGTAGGTCGGGCAACAGGAAGTCCGCGCATCGTCCTTAATTCGGGTGCAAAGAGTGAAAAGTATGTCCGGGGATACTATCCCGAACTGCCTGCACAGGCATTTATTCATTACGGAAACTTCATTGGAGATACGATAAAGATTGCCGCAGATTTGGAAATCAAAGCGGTGACTTTGGGTATCATGATAGGAAAAGCCGTGAAGCTGGCAGAAGGCAATCTGGATACGCACAGCAAACAGGTGACGATGAATAAAGACTTCCTTCTGGATCTGGCCTTCAATGCGGGTTGTGGAGATGAAGTACCTGCCATTATTAAAAAGATAACACTGGCGCGAGAGTTGTGGACATTGCTCCCGGCAGACGATCTGCAGGCATTTTGCACCCATTTGCTTGAGTTGTGCCACCAGCATTGCGACCCGCTTCTGCCCGATGGAGAACTGACGATTCTGCTCATTAGCGAAGAAGGGAGAATAATATGA